The genomic window TGGCGATGTGGCCGGCATGCCGCACCCCCCAGTCGTCCTCCATGTCCCACACGAAGAGCCGCAGCGGGACACCGACCTGGTTGGCGGCGATGGCGGCGCCCTCGGCTGCCGCGTTGGTGGCGAACATGTCATCGATGAGCCGGGACAGCCCGGGCGTGCCGAAGCGTGTCCGTCGTCACAGGTGCGGCGCAGCACGTCCTCGCCGATGACCGCGATCCGGCGCACCGCGCCACGCTCGACCTCGGGCCGGACTTCGGTACTCATTCGGACGCCTTCCGTGCGGACGGGCCGGCTTGACGCGGCGATTTGCAAAGTAGCACTCTTTGCAAATGAGCGAGAGCCCGCCCGAGAACTCCGCAGCCCGACCGACCGCCGCCCGCCGGGCGTTGCCGGACCATCCGGTGCGGGTCGCGCTGCTCGACCTGCTCGCCGAGGCCGGGGCGGTCACCGCCACGCAGGCCGCGGCCCGCCTCGGGCACAGCTCGGGGCTGTGCTCGTTCCACCTGCGCCAGCTCGCCAGGCACGGGCTGATCGAGGAGGCGCCGCGCGCGGGCGGCCGGGGCGGCCCCCGGCCGTGGCAGCTGCGCTGGGAGGGGGCGCGGACGGCGCCGCAGGACGGCTTCACCGCGCTGACCCGCGACCTGGAGGACGCCGCCTACCGGCGCCGCCTCGCCGAACTCGACCAGGGACCGGCCGAGTGGCGGCACGACGAGTCGTTCAGCACGGTCGTCCACCTCACCCCCACCGAGACGGCCGAGGTGGCCGCCGCCGTCCACCGCCTGCTGGCCGGCTTCAGGGAGCGCGACGACGACCGGGCCGCCCGCCCGGCGGACGCCGTACCCGTCGCGGTGGTCGCCCGGTTCTTCCCGCTGCCCCCGGGCACGGGCGATCCGGCCGGAGTTGAGCCGAAGCGCGCAGGGTGATGCCGGCATGCGCCGCCCCTCGGACTACGGTGATCCCGTGGACTCCGAGGCCAGAACGTTTCCTCCCCACCCGATCCGCGGTGTCCGTGCCGTGTACGCACGGCAGAGCAGCTGCCCCTCCGATTTCGCGGAGGTCGTCGTGGACTTCGTGCCTCGGAAGGCCGGCATCGTGTTCGAGGTGGCCACCGACCTGGCCTCTCACGGATCCGCGAGCACGGAGGAGCTGTCCGCGTACCGAACTGCGCTGGAGACAGGTATCCGCGAGGAACTGGCTGAGCTGGGCGCCCGGCTGCCCGCAGCGGTGGCGGTCGTGTTGCACAGCATGCGAGTGCACGAAGTCGACTCCCACCCAAGAGCCTTCGAAGCGGCCGGACACGTTGCCGTACGCAACGCCCTCGCAGAGCTTCACGGACAGTCGCCGAGACCCAAGCGTCGCCGCGCATGACCGCTCGTTGCAGCCTTCGACCTTCGCACGGCCGGTGGCGGGGACCCTGCCGATCCGTCGGCACAGGAGCGTAGAAAGGTGGCATGGACTCCACCCGGGCCGACGCCTACCTCCGCCGTATCGGCGCCGACCGACCGGCCGTCGCCGACATCGCCGCGCTGCGCGCGCTCCACCGGCGGCACCTGCTGGCCGTGCCGTTCGAGAACCTGTCCATCCACCTCGGGCAGGACATCGTCCTGACGGAAGCGGCCCTTTTCGACAAGATCGTCGGGGCCGGGCGCGGCGGCTTCTGCTACGAACTCAACGGTGCCTTCGCCGCCTTGCTGCGCTCGCTGGGCTACGGGGTGGAGCTGCTGGCGGCCCGGGTGTTCGGGGACGGCGGGCGGCTCGGGCCGCCGTACGACCACCTGGCGCTGCGGGTCACCACGGCGGACGGTGACGGCCCGTGGCTGGCAGACGTCGGGTTCGGCCGGCACAGCGAGTACCCGCTGGCGTACAACCACCGGGACGAGCAGCACGACCCCGGCGGCGCCTTTCGCATCGCCGAGGCGCCGGACGGCGACCTGGACGTCCTGCGCGACGGCAGCCCGGCCTACCGGCTGGACCAGCGTCCGCGCGCGCTGGGCGACTTCGAGGCGACCTGCTGGTGGCAGCGCACCTCGCCCGCCTCGCACTTCCGGCAGTCGCTGGTCTGCTCCCGGCTGACCGGGACCGGCCGGGTCACCCTCAGCGGGCGCAAGCTGGTGCTGACCGAGGGCGAGGATCGCCGGGAGGAGCGGGAGTTGAGCGACGGCGAGATCCTGACCGCCTACCGTGAGCACTTCGGCATCGCGCTCGACCGCGTGCCCGCCGTCGCCCCGATCGCCTAGCGGACCCGGGAGAGCCCGAGCCGGCGGGCCCGAGCCGGGGCGCGGCCCAGCTCACCGCCTGCTCCACGAGCGCCGCGCTCCGCTTCTCCACCTCGGCCGTGTGAAGCCGAGCGTGGCGTCGCGCCGGCCGGGTCAGCCGGGTCAGGAGAAGACGACCGAGCGCAGCTTCAGGCGCGCCGAGGCGTGGCCGCCGTCGGGGCGCAGCGTGAAGTAGTCGCCGGTGCAGTCCGCGCCGCTGAAGACGGTGGCCGCGGAGTCCGTCTCGTTGTACGGGGTGTGGGCTGGCGGCACGCTCTCGTCCGCGACCTGGGGCAGCGTGATGCACTCCCGGCTGGGCGGGCTGTCCAGGGCGCCCACCTGGCCGTCGCCGTAGGAGTAGAGGAACGGGCCGTCGGCCGCGTGGGCGGACACCGGGAAGGACAGCGCGATGCCGACCGCGCAGGCGGCGGCGCCAAAGGTCGTACGGATACGCACGGGTGGACCCTCTCGTGGGGAGTGACACGAACAGGGATCACCGTAAAACGGGGCACACCGGGCGAAACGCTTCTTCGGCCGGGACCTCGTCCCGGCGCGTCGCCGGCGGGTACCGCCCGGGTCGGACTGCCCGGTTCAGACGCCCCAGCCGGCCCGCACGTCCGCGAAGAACTCGTGGAAGCCCGGGAAGGTCTTCTTCACGCACGCCGGGTCGTCGAAGGTCGTGCCGGGGGTGCGCAGGCCGGCCACCGCGAAGCTCATCGCCATCCGGTGGTCGCCGTGACAGGCGATCTCCACCGGGGCCGGGGTGCCCGGCTGGATCTCGATCCAGTCCCGGCCGGTCAGGACCGCGACGCCCTGGGCGCGGAGATTCTCCGCGCACGCGTCCAGCCGGTCGCACTCCTTGACGCGGGTGTTGTAGACGTCCTCGATCCGCACCGGGCCGTCCGCGAAGGGCGCGATCGCCGCGAGGGTGGGCATGGTGTCGGAGATGTCCCGCATGGCGACGGTCACGCCGGACAGCCGGCCGGTGCCGGTCACCGTGGTGGCGTCCTGGCCGATCTCCACGTCGGCGCCCATCGCACGCAGCACCTCGACGAACTGCAGGTCGCCCTGCAGGGCGCCGCGCCCGAGGCCGGGGACGGTGGCCGTACGGCCCGCCAGCGCGGCGGCGGCGAAGAAGTAACTGGCCGCGGACGCGTCCGGCTCGATCGCGTAGTCCGCTGCCCGGTAGCCGCCGGGCGGCACGACGAGGGTGTCGCCCTCGCGGGCCACCTCGACGCCGAAGTCACGCATCATCGCGAGGGTGATCTCGACGTACGGCACCGAGACGATACCGGTGACCTTGATACGGAGGCCTTCCGCCGTCAGTGGGCCGGTCATCAGCAGCGCGGTCAGGAACTGCGAGGACAGGCTCGCGTCGAGCTCCACCTCGCCGCCCTTCATCCCGGCGGCCCGCACGGTGAGGGGGAGGTGGCCCTCGGCCTCGTCGTGCGTCAGGTCCACGCCCAGCGCGCGGAGCGCTTCGGTGAGGGGGGCGACGGGGCGGCGGCGCATCTGGGCCGAGGCGTCGAAGCGGTAGGTGCCGGCCTGGGCGGCCGCCACCAGGGCCGGCAGGAAGCGGGAAGCCGTGCCGGCGTCGCGGCAGTTCACCTCGGCGGCGGGCCGCGAGGGGCCCTGCGGGCGGCCGGTGACGCGCCACTCGCCGGCCGCGCGGTGCACGTCGTAGCCGAGGGTCGCCAGGCCCTGCGCGAAGCCGTCCGTGTCGTCCGAGACCAGGGGTTTGCGCAGAACGCTCTCCCCGTCGGCCGCCGCCGCCAGGAAAAGCGCGCGCGCCGTCACGGACTTCGAACCGGGTACGGCGAGGATCACGGCTGCCTCCAGGCGGGGGTGGGGGGATCCTCCCCCCGGCCGCGCAATTTTACGTGGCCCGGGCCACGTGCCCTTCCGCGGGTGCGATGACTTGGGGATGCCACTCGCGGTGGCCCGCCGCCCGCGGTCAGGGCGCGTCACCCAGGGACAGGAGGAGGGTGCGGAGGGTCGCGGCCAGCTCGGTGCGGGTCGAAGGCGGGAGCGCCCCGAGGAGACGGTGCTCGTTGGCCACGTGGGCCGGGAGGGCCTGGTCGATCAGGGCCAGGCCCGATGGGGTGAGGGCGACGTGGACGACGCGGGCGTCCTCCTCGCTGCGGGTGCGGGTGACGAGCCCGCCGGCCTCCAGGCGGTCGAGGCGCTGGCTGACCGCCCCGGACGTGACCATCGACGCCTGCATCAGCTGCGCGGGCGTCAGCCGGTGCGGCGGGTCGCTGCGCCGCAGCGTGGCGAGGACGTCGAAGGACGGATGGTCGAGCCCGTACTCCGAGAAGACCTTGCGGAGCTCGGTGTCCAGCAGGCGGC from Streptomyces sp. NBC_01198 includes these protein-coding regions:
- a CDS encoding helix-turn-helix domain-containing protein, with protein sequence MSESPPENSAARPTAARRALPDHPVRVALLDLLAEAGAVTATQAAARLGHSSGLCSFHLRQLARHGLIEEAPRAGGRGGPRPWQLRWEGARTAPQDGFTALTRDLEDAAYRRRLAELDQGPAEWRHDESFSTVVHLTPTETAEVAAAVHRLLAGFRERDDDRAARPADAVPVAVVARFFPLPPGTGDPAGVEPKRAG
- a CDS encoding arylamine N-acetyltransferase family protein → MDSTRADAYLRRIGADRPAVADIAALRALHRRHLLAVPFENLSIHLGQDIVLTEAALFDKIVGAGRGGFCYELNGAFAALLRSLGYGVELLAARVFGDGGRLGPPYDHLALRVTTADGDGPWLADVGFGRHSEYPLAYNHRDEQHDPGGAFRIAEAPDGDLDVLRDGSPAYRLDQRPRALGDFEATCWWQRTSPASHFRQSLVCSRLTGTGRVTLSGRKLVLTEGEDRREERELSDGEILTAYREHFGIALDRVPAVAPIA
- the aroA gene encoding 3-phosphoshikimate 1-carboxyvinyltransferase, which produces MILAVPGSKSVTARALFLAAAADGESVLRKPLVSDDTDGFAQGLATLGYDVHRAAGEWRVTGRPQGPSRPAAEVNCRDAGTASRFLPALVAAAQAGTYRFDASAQMRRRPVAPLTEALRALGVDLTHDEAEGHLPLTVRAAGMKGGEVELDASLSSQFLTALLMTGPLTAEGLRIKVTGIVSVPYVEITLAMMRDFGVEVAREGDTLVVPPGGYRAADYAIEPDASAASYFFAAAALAGRTATVPGLGRGALQGDLQFVEVLRAMGADVEIGQDATTVTGTGRLSGVTVAMRDISDTMPTLAAIAPFADGPVRIEDVYNTRVKECDRLDACAENLRAQGVAVLTGRDWIEIQPGTPAPVEIACHGDHRMAMSFAVAGLRTPGTTFDDPACVKKTFPGFHEFFADVRAGWGV
- a CDS encoding MarR family winged helix-turn-helix transcriptional regulator produces the protein MEPTEDTDHVDLVLAQWARQRPDLDVSPMAVIGRLKRLGRLLDTELRKVFSEYGLDHPSFDVLATLRRSDPPHRLTPAQLMQASMVTSGAVSQRLDRLEAGGLVTRTRSEEDARVVHVALTPSGLALIDQALPAHVANEHRLLGALPPSTRTELAATLRTLLLSLGDAP